From the genome of Streptomyces sp. V1I1, one region includes:
- a CDS encoding DUF305 domain-containing protein, which translates to MLNRSRAACVRRPVALAAVTAAVLALGACESDSGTPAKAKGDTGPSVVAPGKPGEPARTLSAEEAAKAAPDDSPNAADFSYAQMMIAHHSQALLMTTLAPERAGSTQVKRLAERIAASQKPEIGAMQGWLKTNGGAKGKGGHDHGQAAMPGMATTAQLAQLRGAKGKAFDELFLKLMTTHHQGAITMATDALSKGNNILIEEMASDVIAQQTSEINRMRAL; encoded by the coding sequence GTGTTGAACCGCAGTAGGGCCGCGTGTGTCCGCAGGCCGGTCGCCCTGGCCGCGGTCACTGCCGCCGTACTCGCCCTGGGCGCCTGCGAGTCGGACTCCGGCACTCCCGCCAAGGCCAAGGGGGATACAGGACCCTCCGTGGTGGCACCCGGCAAGCCGGGTGAGCCGGCCAGGACTCTCTCCGCCGAGGAAGCCGCGAAGGCCGCCCCCGACGACTCCCCCAACGCGGCGGACTTCTCCTACGCGCAGATGATGATCGCGCACCACAGTCAGGCGCTGCTGATGACCACCCTGGCACCGGAACGCGCGGGATCCACGCAGGTCAAGCGGCTCGCGGAGCGGATAGCCGCCTCACAGAAGCCGGAGATCGGCGCGATGCAGGGGTGGCTGAAAACGAACGGCGGGGCGAAGGGGAAGGGCGGTCACGACCACGGGCAGGCCGCGATGCCCGGAATGGCCACCACGGCCCAACTCGCCCAGCTGCGCGGGGCGAAGGGCAAGGCGTTCGACGAACTCTTCCTGAAGCTGATGACCACTCACCACCAGGGGGCCATCACCATGGCCACCGACGCCCTCTCGAAGGGCAACAACATCCTGATCGAGGAGATGGCGAGCGATGTGATCGCTCAGCAGACG
- a CDS encoding LVIVD repeat-containing protein — protein MTLLHPTRVRRRRLGVAAAAAGLLGTLLTAGPAAATPDPGDTPAQQGVSSGQAAEDRSAIKSGEIPGVDEIVHSDNIEHLANIPKDALKGTNSDLAFQGKYAFAGNYDGFRIFDISNPKSPTTVAQVLCPGGQNDISVSGDLLFLSTDSSRSDNSCNSTSQPATEKSSWEGMKIFDISDIRNPKYVAAVETACGSHTHTLVPERRNVYIYVSSYSPSTTFPDCQPPHDGISVIKVPRKAPEKSAIVNFPVLFPGDGPDGGGNPGSPTNPGVSKTTGCHDITVLPSKDLAAGACMGDGILFSIEDPEHPKVIDRIQDNVNFAFWHSATFNQKANKVVFTDELGGGGAATCNAEIGPNRGADGIYDIVGRGERSKLVFRSYFKIDRPQAEAEVCVAHNGSIIPVKGRDIMVQAWYQGGISVWDFTNSSKPKEIGYFERGPVTLDQVTTAGPWSAYYYNGYVYSNDIAKGLDVLKINDRRTDPAKRVRLRELNVQTQPDYFDRD, from the coding sequence GTGACCCTGTTGCACCCCACCCGAGTGCGGCGCAGACGTCTGGGCGTGGCGGCAGCCGCGGCCGGGCTCCTCGGCACACTGCTGACGGCCGGACCCGCGGCCGCCACACCAGACCCCGGCGACACCCCCGCACAGCAGGGAGTGTCCTCGGGGCAGGCGGCCGAAGACAGGTCTGCCATCAAGAGCGGTGAGATACCCGGAGTGGACGAGATCGTCCACAGCGACAACATCGAACATCTCGCCAACATCCCCAAGGACGCGCTCAAGGGCACCAACTCGGACCTTGCCTTCCAGGGGAAGTACGCCTTCGCGGGCAACTACGACGGCTTCCGGATCTTCGACATCAGCAATCCGAAGTCGCCCACGACCGTCGCCCAGGTCCTTTGCCCCGGTGGGCAGAACGACATCTCGGTCTCCGGTGACCTGCTCTTCCTCTCCACCGACTCCTCGCGCAGCGACAATTCGTGCAACAGCACGTCGCAGCCCGCGACCGAGAAGTCGTCCTGGGAAGGCATGAAGATCTTCGACATCAGCGACATTCGCAACCCGAAGTACGTCGCCGCTGTCGAGACCGCCTGCGGCTCGCACACGCACACGCTCGTGCCCGAGCGCCGCAACGTCTACATCTACGTCTCCTCGTACTCGCCGAGTACGACCTTCCCGGACTGCCAGCCGCCGCACGACGGAATCTCCGTCATCAAGGTGCCGCGCAAGGCCCCCGAGAAGTCCGCGATCGTGAACTTCCCGGTGCTCTTCCCCGGCGACGGCCCGGACGGCGGCGGCAACCCCGGCTCGCCCACCAACCCGGGCGTCTCCAAGACCACCGGCTGCCACGACATCACGGTGCTCCCCTCGAAGGACCTGGCCGCCGGCGCCTGCATGGGTGACGGCATCCTGTTCTCGATCGAGGACCCGGAGCACCCGAAGGTCATCGACCGGATCCAGGACAACGTCAACTTCGCGTTCTGGCACTCGGCGACCTTCAACCAGAAGGCCAACAAGGTTGTCTTCACAGACGAGTTGGGCGGCGGCGGCGCGGCCACCTGCAACGCCGAGATCGGCCCGAACCGTGGCGCCGACGGCATCTACGACATCGTTGGCAGGGGCGAGAGGAGCAAGCTGGTCTTCCGCAGCTACTTCAAGATCGACCGGCCCCAGGCCGAGGCCGAGGTCTGCGTGGCCCACAACGGTTCGATCATCCCGGTGAAGGGCCGCGACATCATGGTCCAGGCCTGGTACCAGGGCGGCATCTCGGTGTGGGACTTCACCAACTCCTCGAAGCCGAAGGAGATCGGCTACTTCGAGCGCGGTCCGGTCACCCTCGACCAGGTCACCACCGCGGGCCCCTGGTCGGCGTACTACTACAACGGATACGTCTACTCGAACGACATCGCCAAGGGCCTCGACGTCCTGAAGATCAACGACAGGCGCACGGACCCGGCGAAGCGGGTGCGGCTGCGCGAGCTCAATGTGCAGACCCAGCCGGACTACTTCGACCGCGACTGA
- a CDS encoding TetR/AcrR family transcriptional regulator: MSPRSASVNEELRRRSRERLLQATVELVGERGYEATTLADIADRAGSARGLVSYYFPGKRQLLQSAVHRLMHRTLEAALEREPRTDDGRERLARAIDAILGLAVDRPMLMRTHMSGVLQAEGFWQCSEQQRLAALLRDTVERYGSPDADADYPLLRAQLMGAVFAILLPGVPMPPARLRAELFQRYGLDWELGVPPGERPPGGTRVEAADQSRSK; encoded by the coding sequence ATGTCCCCGCGGAGCGCATCGGTCAATGAAGAGCTTCGTCGGCGTTCCCGGGAGCGGCTTTTGCAGGCCACCGTGGAGCTGGTCGGAGAGCGCGGGTACGAGGCGACGACACTGGCCGACATCGCAGACAGAGCGGGCTCGGCACGCGGGCTTGTCTCGTACTACTTCCCGGGCAAACGGCAGCTGCTGCAGTCGGCCGTGCACCGCTTGATGCATCGCACACTGGAAGCGGCGCTGGAGCGCGAGCCCAGAACCGATGACGGGCGCGAGCGGCTCGCGCGGGCGATCGACGCCATCCTCGGGCTCGCGGTCGACCGGCCCATGCTGATGCGGACGCACATGTCGGGGGTCCTGCAGGCCGAGGGGTTCTGGCAGTGCTCGGAACAGCAGCGTCTCGCGGCCCTGCTGCGCGACACGGTGGAGCGCTACGGATCACCGGATGCCGATGCCGACTATCCACTGCTGCGCGCCCAGCTGATGGGCGCGGTTTTCGCGATCCTGCTGCCGGGGGTGCCTATGCCGCCGGCTCGGCTGCGCGCGGAGCTGTTCCAGCGGTACGGGCTCGACTGGGAGCTCGGCGTCCCGCCGGGCGAGAGACCGCCCGGCGGAACGCGTGTTGAGGCAGCGGATCAGTCGCGGTCGAAGTAG